In a single window of the Nocardiopsis composta genome:
- a CDS encoding tRNA adenosine deaminase-associated protein translates to MTELDQSDDLPGEGDFAAVAYREDDLWDVYLLPEVLTRDFKGLLHALRQQPSISGAIGLVSVGDDFFIIVRMYGLDNVSVFLSDVTASVDWPVAREVLDYLDIDVPDDEDLDQVLPAGDLSILADLGLEEMELGALAGDLDLYPDEVLASVSERLGFQQAFQRALDSMG, encoded by the coding sequence ATGACGGAACTCGACCAGAGCGACGACCTGCCCGGCGAAGGCGACTTCGCGGCCGTCGCCTACCGTGAGGACGATCTCTGGGACGTCTATCTACTCCCCGAGGTCCTCACCAGGGATTTCAAGGGCCTGCTGCACGCACTCCGGCAGCAGCCCAGTATCAGCGGGGCCATCGGCCTGGTCTCGGTCGGTGACGACTTCTTCATCATCGTCCGGATGTACGGCCTGGACAACGTCAGCGTCTTCCTCTCCGACGTGACCGCCTCGGTGGACTGGCCGGTGGCCCGGGAGGTGCTCGACTACCTCGACATCGACGTCCCCGACGACGAGGACCTGGACCAGGTGCTCCCCGCGGGGGACCTGTCCATCCTCGCCGACCTGGGTCTGGAGGAGATGGAGCTGGGCGCCCTCGCCGGCGACCTCGACCTCTACCCGGACGAGGTGCTGGCCAGCGTCTCCGAGCGGCTCGGATTCCAGCAGGCGTTCCAGCGTGCCCTGGACAGCATGGGGTAG
- a CDS encoding winged helix-turn-helix transcriptional regulator gives MTGPSRSGRLPVPQGKSGCPINLTVELLGDRWSLVVLRDVMFGGHRHFRELLANSVEGIASNILAARLSKLVQAGLLTRHEVPGHRQKVEYRLTEAAIELLPVMTHLGAWGARWLPTSPELSIRAELLARGGPELGERFMAELRAVHLEGRPQPSDGVLAELTLAYERAAAEG, from the coding sequence ATGACAGGACCGTCGCGGAGCGGCCGGCTGCCCGTGCCGCAGGGCAAGTCGGGCTGCCCGATCAACCTCACCGTCGAGCTGCTGGGCGACCGGTGGAGCCTGGTGGTGCTGCGCGACGTCATGTTCGGCGGTCACCGGCACTTCCGCGAGCTGCTCGCGAACTCGGTCGAGGGCATCGCGTCGAACATCCTCGCCGCCCGGCTCTCCAAGCTCGTGCAGGCCGGCCTGCTCACCCGGCACGAGGTCCCGGGCCACCGGCAGAAGGTCGAGTACCGGCTCACCGAGGCGGCGATCGAACTCCTACCGGTGATGACCCATCTGGGCGCCTGGGGCGCCCGGTGGCTCCCGACCTCGCCCGAGCTGTCGATCCGCGCCGAGCTCCTCGCCCGCGGCGGCCCGGAGCTGGGCGAGAGGTTCATGGCCGAGCTCCGCGCCGTGCATCTCGAAGGCCGCCCGCAGCCCTCCGACGGCGTCCTCGCCGAACTCACCCTGGCCTACGAGCGCGCCGCCGCCGAGGGGTAG
- a CDS encoding phosphoribosyltransferase produces MSDEGRENLTYELFGTAMRELAQAIADDGYEPDIILSIARGGLFVAGGLGYALDVKNLHVMNVEFYTGVGETLDMPVMLPPVPNAVDLGRKKVLVADDVADTGKTLKLVHDFCAEHVAEVRSAVVYEKSQSLVKCEYVWKRTDEWINFPWSVQPPVVKRAGQVLDA; encoded by the coding sequence GTGAGCGACGAGGGCCGCGAGAACCTGACCTACGAGCTGTTCGGGACGGCCATGCGCGAGTTGGCGCAGGCCATCGCCGATGACGGCTACGAGCCCGACATCATCCTGTCGATCGCCCGGGGCGGCCTGTTCGTGGCCGGCGGGCTGGGCTACGCGCTGGACGTGAAGAACCTGCACGTGATGAACGTGGAGTTCTACACCGGGGTGGGGGAGACGCTGGACATGCCGGTGATGCTCCCGCCGGTGCCCAACGCGGTGGACCTGGGCCGGAAGAAGGTGCTGGTGGCCGACGACGTCGCGGACACCGGCAAGACGCTCAAGCTGGTGCACGACTTCTGCGCGGAGCACGTCGCCGAGGTGCGCAGCGCGGTCGTCTACGAGAAGTCGCAGTCCCTGGTGAAGTGCGAGTACGTCTGGAAGCGTACCGATGAGTGGATCAACTTCCCCTGGTCGGTGCAGCCGCCGGTGGTGAAGCGCGCCGGCCAGGTGCTGGACGCCTAG
- a CDS encoding tRNA adenosine deaminase-associated protein, which translates to MSTFSAVFFPAAAGWGAAEVDAADAATIDDLADAVRDAAGAVDPGAAEGTMLLFLEADDEWFGVLRVDDRAEPRVFLSDTRSVHDHPVAALFLESGAITAPEQVEGTGQKPGARPGGDGGLLADLGTPADELLALTTAEGALPADVLAELAERAGFADHFDALRI; encoded by the coding sequence GTGTCGACCTTCTCAGCTGTCTTCTTCCCCGCCGCGGCGGGCTGGGGCGCGGCCGAGGTGGACGCGGCGGACGCCGCGACCATCGACGACCTGGCCGACGCGGTGCGCGACGCGGCCGGGGCGGTCGACCCCGGGGCCGCGGAGGGCACGATGCTCCTCTTCCTGGAGGCCGACGACGAGTGGTTCGGCGTGCTCCGGGTGGACGACCGCGCCGAACCGCGGGTGTTCCTCTCCGACACCCGCTCGGTGCACGACCACCCGGTCGCCGCGCTGTTCCTGGAGAGCGGTGCGATCACCGCTCCGGAGCAGGTCGAGGGGACCGGGCAGAAGCCCGGGGCGCGGCCGGGCGGGGACGGCGGGCTCCTCGCCGACCTCGGCACCCCGGCCGACGAGCTGCTCGCGCTGACCACGGCCGAGGGCGCGCTGCCCGCGGACGTGCTCGCCGAGCTGGCGGAGCGGGCGGGCTTCGCCGACCACTTCGACGCGCTGCGGATCTGA
- a CDS encoding SgcJ/EcaC family oxidoreductase, producing MTNTNSALSGRDLDEARIRELVARSQQAQNDPEVLPELHTSDAVIINIAGRRLFGREAFASAMAEALSSPLKDVRTTLEVKDVRFAAPDVAVVSLVKTVHDERPGAQGGSPLPAEGAMSYVLTRDGDDWRIALAQTTPIA from the coding sequence ATGACGAACACGAACTCCGCCCTGTCCGGCCGCGACCTCGACGAGGCGCGGATCCGCGAGCTCGTCGCGCGCTCCCAGCAGGCGCAGAACGACCCCGAGGTCCTGCCCGAGCTGCACACCTCCGACGCGGTGATCATCAACATCGCGGGGCGCCGCCTCTTCGGCCGCGAGGCGTTCGCCTCGGCCATGGCCGAAGCGCTCTCCTCCCCGCTCAAGGACGTCCGGACCACGCTGGAGGTGAAGGACGTCAGGTTCGCCGCCCCCGACGTCGCCGTGGTGAGCCTGGTCAAGACGGTGCACGACGAGCGGCCCGGCGCGCAGGGCGGGTCCCCGCTCCCCGCCGAGGGCGCGATGAGCTACGTGCTGACCCGCGACGGCGACGACTGGCGCATCGCCCTCGCGCAGACCACTCCGATCGCCTGA
- a CDS encoding nucleoside deaminase, whose product MDGTGAGTGPLQDRALLDAALERALQEGERALRTGDVPVGAVVLDASGQEIGAGRNEREAAGDPTAHAEVLALRAAARRLGGWRLGGCTLVVTLEPCAMCAGAAVLARVDRIAYGARDAKAGAAGSLWDLVRDPRMNHRPEVVPPDLLSPELGERCAGLLIDFFSGRRFG is encoded by the coding sequence GTGGACGGCACCGGCGCGGGCACCGGCCCGCTGCAGGACCGCGCCCTGCTGGACGCGGCGCTGGAGCGGGCCCTGCAGGAGGGCGAGCGGGCCCTGCGGACCGGGGACGTCCCGGTCGGCGCGGTGGTACTGGACGCCTCGGGGCAGGAGATCGGGGCCGGCCGCAACGAGCGGGAGGCCGCCGGGGACCCCACGGCCCACGCCGAGGTGCTCGCGCTGCGCGCCGCCGCCCGCCGGCTGGGCGGCTGGCGGCTGGGCGGCTGCACCCTGGTGGTCACCCTGGAGCCGTGCGCGATGTGCGCCGGCGCCGCGGTGCTGGCCCGGGTCGACCGGATCGCCTACGGCGCCCGGGACGCCAAGGCCGGGGCCGCCGGATCGCTGTGGGACCTGGTCCGCGACCCCCGGATGAACCACCGCCCGGAGGTGGTCCCCCCGGACCTGCTCTCCCCGGAACTGGGGGAGAGGTGCGCGGGTCTGCTCATCGATTTCTTCTCCGGCCGCCGTTTCGGGTAG
- a CDS encoding chitinase, whose amino-acid sequence MRRIPRLLATAAAALTAASLAPAPAAADPAPAELPDRVLAGYLHASFANGSGWVDLADVPDEWDIIHLAFAEPTSPTSGRLEFEPCPAEECPGAPSEQEFTAQIEQAQQRGKKVVLSVGGQNGQVSLETPAARDAFADSAAEIIDRYGLDGIDIDFEGHSLYLDEGDTDFRAPTTPVITNLIGALHDLTGRYGEDFVLTMAPETFFVQVGHQFYGSGQWGGADPRAGAYLPVIHALRDRLTLLHVQHYNSGPVLGLDGRHHTMGSADFHQAMADMVLSGFPVEGDESRFFPPLEPGQVAIGLPASPQAGNGHTPVAEVQSAWDCLTTGSGCSGYTPEQPHPGLRGLMAWSINWDRYNGDEFATEHGRHLG is encoded by the coding sequence GTGCGACGAATCCCCCGCCTCCTCGCCACCGCCGCCGCAGCCCTGACGGCGGCCTCGCTCGCGCCGGCCCCCGCCGCCGCGGACCCCGCTCCCGCCGAGCTCCCGGACCGGGTGCTCGCCGGCTACCTGCACGCCAGTTTCGCCAACGGGTCGGGCTGGGTGGACCTGGCCGACGTGCCCGACGAATGGGACATCATCCACCTCGCCTTCGCCGAGCCGACCTCGCCGACCTCCGGACGGCTGGAGTTCGAGCCGTGCCCGGCGGAGGAGTGCCCGGGCGCCCCCTCCGAGCAGGAGTTCACCGCCCAGATCGAGCAGGCCCAGCAGCGCGGCAAGAAGGTCGTGCTCTCCGTCGGCGGGCAGAACGGCCAGGTCTCCCTGGAGACCCCGGCCGCGCGCGACGCGTTCGCCGACTCGGCCGCCGAGATCATCGACCGCTACGGCCTGGACGGCATCGACATCGACTTCGAGGGCCACTCGCTCTACCTCGACGAGGGCGACACCGACTTCCGTGCGCCCACCACCCCGGTGATCACCAACCTGATCGGCGCGCTGCACGACCTGACCGGCCGCTACGGCGAGGACTTCGTGCTCACCATGGCGCCGGAGACCTTCTTCGTGCAGGTCGGCCACCAGTTCTACGGCAGCGGCCAGTGGGGCGGCGCCGACCCGCGGGCCGGCGCCTACCTGCCGGTGATCCACGCGCTGCGGGACCGGCTCACCCTGCTGCACGTCCAGCACTACAACTCCGGCCCGGTGCTCGGGCTGGACGGGCGGCACCACACCATGGGCAGCGCCGACTTCCACCAGGCGATGGCGGACATGGTGCTCAGCGGCTTCCCGGTGGAGGGCGACGAGTCCCGCTTCTTCCCGCCGCTGGAGCCCGGGCAGGTCGCCATCGGCCTGCCGGCCTCCCCGCAGGCGGGCAACGGCCACACCCCGGTCGCCGAGGTCCAGTCCGCCTGGGACTGCCTGACCACCGGCTCCGGCTGCTCCGGCTACACCCCCGAGCAGCCCCACCCCGGCCTGCGCGGCCTGATGGCCTGGTCGATCAACTGGGACCGGTACAACGGCGACGAGTTCGCCACCGAGCACGGCCGGCATCTGGGCTGA
- a CDS encoding DNA polymerase III subunit gamma and tau — protein MSIALYRKYRPATFGEVRGQEHVTDPLRQALRNGRINHAYLFSGPRGCGKTSSARILARSLNCEQGPTPDPCGQCDSCVALAPDGPGSIDVIEIDAASHGGVDDARDLRERAFFAPVNSRYKVYIIDEAHMVTREGFNALLKLVEEPPPHLKFVFATTEPDKVIGTIRSRTHHYPFRLIPPSTLRELMEEILTQEGVSYDPAALPLVVRAGAGSARDSLSILDQLLAGSDERGITRDGAVALLGYTDSALLSEMVDALGARDGAAAFGLIDRVMEGGHDPRRFTADLLERVRDLVVLGAVPDALDKGLINVSPDAVDAMRDQASRLGPAQLTRAAEVLNQGLTEMRGATSPRLLLELLCARILLPGADGEDGAALLARLEQLERRGPAGPVPAAQQPPAPAVQQAPPAAPAQAPPPAAPVQQRPEPAPEPPPAPEPARPAEPAPPAAEPARPAGQSAAPAPSGDDWPEAVRPGQGAPPPAPEPEPAPAAPAPSGGPIDIGTLQASWGQVMETIKGLRRFTWMMLSGNGIMPVGVEGGMVQLGFPRPNEAKGFANSGSDKIVATAIKQVFGVEVRVGAVPAGGGAAPRPPAPAQQAPQQQRPQRPASQHQGPPAAEPAPASGPSPAAQQARRIATGLEEPPPDPYENAAEPDLPPEPDIPDPENDLDADDGPPPSAYALIESELGGKVIDEIDHTSG, from the coding sequence GTGAGCATCGCGCTGTACCGCAAGTACCGGCCCGCGACGTTCGGGGAAGTGCGCGGGCAGGAGCACGTCACCGACCCGCTGCGCCAGGCGCTGCGCAACGGCCGGATCAACCACGCCTACCTGTTCAGCGGCCCGCGCGGCTGCGGCAAGACGTCCAGCGCGCGGATCCTGGCGCGCTCGCTCAACTGCGAGCAGGGCCCCACCCCGGATCCGTGCGGGCAGTGCGACTCGTGCGTGGCGCTGGCCCCCGACGGCCCCGGCAGCATCGACGTGATCGAGATCGACGCGGCTTCGCATGGCGGCGTCGACGACGCCCGCGACCTGCGGGAACGGGCCTTCTTCGCGCCGGTGAACTCGCGGTACAAGGTGTACATCATCGACGAGGCGCACATGGTGACCCGGGAGGGGTTCAACGCGCTGCTCAAGCTCGTCGAGGAGCCTCCGCCGCACCTGAAGTTCGTCTTCGCCACCACCGAGCCGGACAAGGTCATCGGCACCATCCGGTCGCGCACCCACCACTACCCGTTCCGGCTCATCCCGCCGAGCACGCTGCGCGAGCTGATGGAGGAGATCCTCACCCAGGAGGGCGTCTCCTACGACCCGGCGGCGCTGCCGCTGGTGGTGCGGGCCGGGGCCGGGTCGGCCCGGGACTCGCTGTCCATCCTCGACCAGCTGCTGGCCGGCTCGGACGAGCGGGGCATCACCCGGGACGGGGCCGTCGCCCTGCTCGGCTACACCGACTCCGCACTGCTGTCGGAGATGGTCGACGCGCTCGGAGCCCGGGACGGCGCCGCGGCCTTCGGCCTGATCGACCGGGTGATGGAGGGCGGCCACGACCCGCGCCGGTTCACCGCCGACCTGCTGGAGCGGGTGCGCGACCTGGTGGTGCTCGGCGCGGTCCCCGACGCCCTGGACAAGGGCCTGATCAACGTCTCGCCGGACGCCGTGGACGCCATGCGCGACCAGGCCTCCCGGCTCGGCCCGGCGCAGCTCACCCGGGCCGCCGAAGTGCTCAACCAGGGCCTCACCGAGATGCGCGGCGCCACCTCGCCCCGGCTGCTGCTGGAGCTGCTGTGCGCCCGGATCCTGCTGCCCGGCGCGGACGGCGAGGACGGTGCGGCGCTGCTGGCCCGGCTGGAGCAGCTGGAGCGGCGCGGGCCGGCCGGCCCGGTGCCCGCGGCCCAGCAGCCCCCCGCCCCCGCGGTGCAGCAGGCGCCGCCGGCCGCCCCGGCACAGGCGCCGCCCCCGGCGGCACCGGTGCAGCAGCGGCCCGAGCCGGCGCCGGAACCGCCGCCCGCCCCGGAACCCGCGCGGCCGGCCGAGCCCGCCCCGCCGGCGGCCGAGCCCGCCCGGCCCGCCGGGCAGAGCGCGGCGCCCGCGCCGAGCGGAGACGACTGGCCCGAGGCGGTCCGCCCCGGCCAGGGGGCGCCGCCGCCGGCCCCCGAGCCCGAACCGGCCCCCGCGGCGCCCGCGCCCTCCGGCGGACCGATCGACATCGGCACCCTCCAGGCCTCCTGGGGCCAGGTGATGGAGACCATCAAGGGGCTGCGCCGGTTCACCTGGATGATGCTGAGCGGCAACGGCATCATGCCGGTGGGCGTCGAGGGCGGCATGGTGCAGCTCGGCTTCCCCCGCCCCAACGAGGCCAAGGGGTTCGCCAACAGCGGCAGTGACAAGATCGTGGCGACCGCGATCAAGCAGGTCTTCGGGGTGGAGGTGCGGGTCGGCGCGGTCCCCGCGGGCGGAGGGGCGGCGCCCCGGCCCCCGGCCCCGGCGCAGCAGGCCCCGCAGCAGCAGCGGCCCCAGCGGCCCGCGTCCCAGCACCAGGGGCCGCCCGCCGCGGAGCCGGCCCCGGCCTCCGGACCGTCGCCCGCCGCCCAGCAGGCGCGCCGGATCGCCACCGGGCTGGAGGAGCCGCCGCCCGACCCCTACGAGAACGCAGCCGAGCCGGACCTGCCGCCCGAGCCGGACATCCCGGACCCGGAGAACGACCTGGACGCCGACGACGGCCCGCCGCCGTCCGCCTACGCGCTGATCGAGTCCGAGCTGGGCGGCAAGGTCATCGACGAGATCGACCACACCTCGGGCTGA